In Flavobacterium sp. WV_118_3, one DNA window encodes the following:
- a CDS encoding 2OG-Fe(II) oxygenase translates to MEAILERLQATDWDQVAGMMHEKGYAVLSDIIPEPVCDTLIGYYPEDKRYRKKVVMERYRFGQGEYRYFDYPLPDLIQQLRTTVYEKLVPIANLWMKALRIDRQFPGKHEELLALCEVNNQLKPTVLVLNYSEGGYNTLHQDLYGAIFFPIQIVLFLNEPGKDYTGGEFVLTEQVPRAQSKAIVLQPKRGDILIFTTNFRPVRGTKGYYRVAMKHGVSEVRSGKRYTMGIIFHDAIR, encoded by the coding sequence ATGGAGGCTATATTGGAACGATTGCAGGCTACTGATTGGGATCAGGTGGCCGGAATGATGCATGAAAAAGGATACGCCGTATTGTCGGACATAATTCCGGAACCGGTTTGTGATACGCTGATTGGTTATTATCCGGAAGATAAACGGTATCGGAAAAAAGTAGTGATGGAGCGTTATCGCTTTGGACAAGGAGAATACAGATATTTTGATTATCCGTTACCGGATCTGATTCAGCAATTGCGGACTACGGTTTATGAAAAACTGGTGCCGATTGCCAATTTATGGATGAAAGCATTACGGATAGACCGGCAATTTCCAGGAAAACACGAGGAATTATTGGCGCTTTGTGAGGTAAACAATCAGTTAAAACCTACGGTATTGGTACTGAATTACAGTGAAGGCGGTTATAATACCTTGCATCAGGATTTGTATGGTGCTATATTTTTTCCGATTCAGATTGTATTGTTTCTCAACGAGCCCGGAAAAGACTATACCGGTGGTGAATTTGTGCTGACCGAACAGGTTCCGAGGGCGCAATCGAAAGCAATCGTCTTACAACCCAAGCGAGGTGATATACTGATTTTTACGACAAACTTTCGTCCGGTACGCGGCACAAAAGGCTATTACCGTGTCGCGATGAAACACGGTGTGAGCGAAGTGCGCAGTGGAAAACGCTATACAATGGGAATCATTTTTCACGACGCGATCCGTTAA
- a CDS encoding carboxypeptidase-like regulatory domain-containing protein produces MRFFAVFLFTLLTFASYAQETETPSTVSGIVVNATTLLPKSNVNIVNINTVKGTTSSGHGEFTIEAKVNDTLHFSFIGFESIKIRVTNDWIKNKNTKIRLTEKAYALEEVVINKYQLTGYLEVDTKILPLNENFRYPISGLPYGYEAGDHSPNKINRVLGSLFNPADLLYNFFGKKPKEMSKLKEIKKDDVVKNLLASKFDKETLASLLGIDPKEINEILQRCNYSETFIKTANDLQIMEAISSCYEDYKILKRQK; encoded by the coding sequence ATGAGATTTTTTGCAGTTTTTTTATTTACCCTACTAACATTTGCTTCCTACGCACAGGAAACGGAAACTCCCTCAACGGTTTCCGGTATAGTAGTGAACGCTACAACTTTATTACCTAAGAGTAACGTCAATATCGTTAATATCAATACCGTTAAAGGTACCACTTCCAGCGGACATGGTGAATTTACCATTGAAGCCAAAGTAAACGATACGCTTCACTTTTCGTTTATCGGTTTTGAATCCATTAAAATAAGGGTTACCAACGACTGGATTAAAAACAAGAATACCAAGATTCGGCTAACCGAAAAGGCTTATGCTTTGGAAGAGGTTGTGATCAACAAATACCAACTAACCGGTTATCTGGAAGTCGACACCAAAATTTTACCGCTAAATGAGAATTTCCGTTATCCGATTTCGGGATTACCATATGGTTATGAGGCCGGCGATCACTCTCCGAATAAAATTAACCGCGTATTGGGATCTCTTTTTAACCCGGCTGATTTACTCTATAATTTCTTTGGAAAAAAACCGAAAGAAATGAGTAAATTAAAGGAAATCAAAAAAGACGATGTTGTAAAAAACCTTTTGGCTTCTAAATTTGACAAAGAAACGCTGGCCTCACTTTTAGGAATCGATCCAAAGGAAATCAACGAGATTTTACAGCGTTGTAATTATTCCGAAACCTTTATCAAAACAGCAAACGACCTGCAAATCATGGAAGCAATCAGTAGCTGTTATGAGGATTATAAGATCTTAAAACGACAAAAATAA
- a CDS encoding sigma-70 family RNA polymerase sigma factor, translated as MTQEELLAQIYKKDNKAFTLLYDSYAKNLYGIIYNLLKDREEAEDVLQETFVKIWKNLDTYNESKGRFFTWLLNIARNSAIDRLRSKNFNNNQKNLSSDNFVHILDDNTRTMNKIDTIGIQEFVKKLKPKCIQLIDLLFFKGYTQQEVSETLEIPLGTVKTQNRNCINELRNLLRV; from the coding sequence ATGACACAAGAAGAATTACTGGCGCAAATCTACAAAAAAGACAACAAAGCTTTTACGCTTTTATACGACAGTTATGCCAAAAATCTGTACGGCATCATTTACAACCTATTAAAAGACCGGGAAGAAGCCGAAGATGTCCTTCAGGAAACCTTTGTTAAAATCTGGAAAAATCTGGACACTTATAACGAAAGCAAAGGCCGCTTTTTTACCTGGCTGCTCAATATCGCCCGTAACAGCGCTATCGATCGGCTGCGTTCTAAAAACTTTAACAACAATCAGAAAAACTTATCTTCTGACAATTTCGTACATATACTCGATGACAATACAAGAACCATGAACAAGATCGATACGATTGGAATTCAGGAATTTGTAAAAAAACTAAAACCCAAATGTATACAGCTGATCGACCTCTTATTTTTTAAAGGCTATACACAACAGGAAGTTTCCGAAACACTGGAAATTCCATTGGGAACGGTTAAAACACAAAACAGAAACTGTATAAACGAATTAAGAAACTTATTGCGAGTATAA
- a CDS encoding DEAD/DEAH box helicase: MNKFEQLGLNESLLLAIKDLGFENPSEVQEKAIPLLLEKDTDIVALAQTGTGKTAAFGFPLIQKIDAEDRTTQALILSPTRELCLQITNEIKQYSKYVKGIHTVAVYGGASITEQAKDVKRGAQIIVATPGRMQDMINRGMVNIKNINFCILDEADEMLNMGFYDDITSILSDTPENKSTWLFSATMPQEVARIAREFMRKPLEITVGHKNSGSQNVSHEFYLVNARDRYSALKRLADANPDIFSVIFCRTKRDTQAVAEKLIEDGYNAAALHGDLSQAQRDGVMKSFRGRQIQMLVATDVAARGIDVDDITHVINYQLPDEIETYTHRSGRTGRAGKSGTSMVIITKSELRKISQIERIIKTKFEEKPIPSGIEICEIQLFHLANKIKDVEVDHEIDAYLPAIYEVMKDLTKEEVIKKMVSVEFNRFINYYKKSRDLSAQNAGDRREDAGSIPSDGAVRFFINIGSRDNYDWMTLKDFLRDTLELGRDDLFKVDVKEGFSFFNTDAEHAEKVMDVLNNIHLEGRKINVEISKNDGGSNNRRRDHNGRNSGGDRNRSRGGDRDRGGDRDRGPRKERSFGGGRSERKDDFGDRPLRNERRSDRSPRRSEGSSNNSSGRRPRRS; encoded by the coding sequence ATGAATAAATTTGAACAATTAGGATTGAATGAATCGCTACTGCTGGCGATTAAAGATCTAGGATTTGAAAATCCGTCGGAGGTACAGGAAAAGGCGATTCCCCTATTATTGGAAAAAGACACAGACATAGTTGCATTGGCACAGACCGGGACAGGTAAGACCGCTGCGTTTGGTTTTCCACTGATTCAAAAGATTGATGCTGAGGATAGAACGACTCAGGCATTAATTTTATCGCCAACACGCGAACTTTGTTTACAAATCACCAATGAGATTAAACAATATTCAAAATACGTTAAAGGAATTCACACTGTTGCCGTTTATGGTGGTGCCAGCATTACCGAACAGGCGAAAGATGTAAAAAGAGGCGCACAGATTATCGTGGCCACTCCAGGAAGAATGCAAGACATGATTAACAGAGGTATGGTAAATATCAAGAACATTAATTTCTGTATTCTTGACGAAGCCGACGAAATGTTAAACATGGGATTTTATGATGATATCACTTCCATTTTATCCGATACACCGGAAAACAAAAGTACCTGGTTGTTTTCGGCAACCATGCCACAGGAAGTAGCGCGTATTGCACGCGAGTTTATGCGTAAACCCCTTGAAATTACAGTGGGACACAAAAACTCTGGTTCGCAAAACGTTTCGCACGAATTTTACCTGGTAAATGCCCGCGATCGTTATTCGGCCTTAAAACGACTGGCTGATGCTAACCCGGATATTTTCTCGGTTATCTTCTGCCGTACCAAAAGAGACACACAAGCTGTTGCTGAAAAACTAATCGAAGACGGATACAATGCTGCTGCTTTACACGGTGACCTTTCTCAGGCACAACGTGACGGCGTAATGAAATCGTTCCGTGGTCGTCAGATCCAAATGTTGGTTGCTACCGACGTAGCGGCTCGTGGTATTGACGTAGATGATATTACACACGTAATCAACTATCAGCTACCAGACGAAATCGAAACGTATACACACCGTTCCGGTAGAACAGGTCGTGCCGGAAAATCCGGAACATCTATGGTGATCATCACGAAAAGTGAATTGCGTAAAATTTCACAGATCGAGCGTATCATCAAAACGAAATTCGAAGAAAAACCGATTCCTTCCGGAATTGAAATCTGCGAAATTCAGTTATTCCACTTAGCGAATAAAATCAAAGACGTTGAAGTTGACCATGAAATCGATGCCTATCTTCCCGCTATTTATGAGGTAATGAAAGACCTTACAAAAGAGGAAGTAATCAAGAAAATGGTTTCGGTAGAATTCAACCGTTTTATCAATTACTATAAGAAATCTCGCGATTTATCAGCTCAAAATGCTGGCGACCGTCGTGAAGACGCAGGAAGTATCCCGTCTGACGGAGCAGTACGTTTCTTTATCAACATCGGTTCCCGTGATAATTATGACTGGATGACGTTGAAAGATTTCTTACGTGACACTTTAGAATTAGGTCGTGACGATTTGTTTAAAGTGGATGTAAAAGAAGGTTTCTCTTTCTTTAATACTGATGCGGAACATGCCGAGAAAGTAATGGATGTTTTAAACAACATTCATTTAGAAGGACGTAAAATCAACGTGGAAATTTCTAAAAACGACGGTGGATCCAACAACAGAAGACGTGACCATAACGGACGTAACAGTGGTGGTGATCGCAACCGTTCCCGAGGTGGTGACCGCGACAGAGGTGGCGATCGCGACAGAGGACCAAGAAAAGAGCGTAGTTTTGGCGGTGGTCGTTCGGAAAGAAAAGATGATTTTGGTGACCGACCATTACGAAATGAAAGAAGATCAGACCGTTCTCCGCGTCGTTCCGAAGGTTCTTCGAACAACAGCAGCGGAAGACGCCCCAGAAGAAGCTAA
- a CDS encoding methylated-DNA--[protein]-cysteine S-methyltransferase, which translates to MKTQEQFQFDRIAKAIDFLHHNFKTQPSLDEVASFVHVSPFHFQKLFTEWAGVSPKKFLQYLTVEHAKKMLKSSQLTLSEAAFETGLSGTGRLHDLFVNIEGMTPGDYKNGGEQLRINYNFDESPFGTLLMAATEKGICRLVFADDQELALAELKAEFPNASFTNQTDTFQKDVRSFFGNDWNESQAIKLHLRGTDFQLKVWETLLKIPMGQLTTYGDIAKSIEKPRASRAVGTAIGNNPVAFLIPCHRVIQATGMIGGYHWGNARKKAIIGWEACQSDLLLQE; encoded by the coding sequence ATGAAAACACAGGAACAATTTCAGTTTGACCGAATTGCAAAGGCAATCGACTTTTTGCATCATAATTTTAAAACACAACCGTCATTGGACGAGGTGGCTTCTTTTGTCCATGTGAGTCCATTCCATTTTCAAAAATTGTTTACCGAATGGGCAGGTGTGAGTCCGAAGAAGTTTTTACAATATCTTACGGTGGAACACGCCAAAAAAATGCTCAAATCGAGTCAGCTTACCTTATCCGAAGCGGCCTTCGAAACCGGACTTTCCGGAACCGGCCGTTTGCACGATTTGTTTGTCAATATCGAAGGCATGACACCGGGCGATTATAAAAACGGTGGTGAACAGTTGCGTATCAATTATAATTTCGACGAAAGTCCGTTTGGAACATTGTTGATGGCGGCTACTGAAAAAGGAATCTGTCGGCTTGTTTTTGCCGATGATCAGGAGTTAGCGTTAGCGGAATTAAAAGCGGAATTTCCCAATGCTTCGTTTACCAATCAGACCGATACTTTTCAAAAAGATGTACGCTCGTTTTTTGGCAACGACTGGAACGAATCGCAGGCTATAAAACTGCATTTGCGGGGAACGGATTTTCAGCTAAAAGTATGGGAAACCTTATTGAAAATACCGATGGGACAATTAACGACCTATGGCGACATTGCCAAAAGTATTGAAAAACCGAGAGCTTCAAGAGCAGTGGGAACGGCAATCGGAAATAATCCGGTGGCGTTCTTAATTCCGTGTCATCGGGTAATTCAGGCTACCGGAATGATTGGCGGTTATCATTGGGGAAATGCCCGAAAAAAAGCCATTATCGGATGGGAAGCGTGTCAGTCGGATCTTTTACTACAGGAATAA
- a CDS encoding alpha-ketoglutarate-dependent dioxygenase AlkB, whose product MDLFSTGEIDNILPYDGEVYYHGCIITDREAKHYYDRFMETIEWRNDEAIVFGKLIQTKRKVAWYGDHPFQYTYSNTTKTALPWTEELITLKKIAENVSGTTFNSCLLNLYHDGQEGMAWHSDSEKSLGMNTVIASLSFGAERKFAFKHKATKATVSLVLEAGSLLIMQGTTQTHWLHRLPPTTKVMRPRVNLTFRTIVDQY is encoded by the coding sequence ATGGATTTATTCAGTACCGGAGAAATCGACAACATACTGCCATACGACGGAGAAGTGTACTATCACGGTTGTATAATAACCGATCGGGAGGCAAAGCACTATTACGATCGTTTTATGGAAACCATCGAATGGCGCAATGACGAGGCGATTGTTTTTGGTAAGCTGATCCAGACCAAAAGAAAAGTGGCCTGGTATGGTGATCATCCATTTCAGTATACCTATTCCAATACGACCAAAACCGCCTTACCGTGGACGGAAGAATTAATCACCTTAAAAAAAATAGCCGAAAATGTAAGCGGCACTACTTTTAATTCCTGCCTGTTAAACCTTTACCACGACGGACAGGAAGGGATGGCCTGGCATAGCGACAGCGAAAAATCCCTTGGTATGAATACCGTAATTGCGTCGCTAAGCTTTGGAGCCGAACGCAAGTTTGCCTTTAAACACAAAGCAACTAAAGCTACGGTTTCGCTGGTACTGGAAGCCGGAAGCCTACTCATTATGCAGGGAACGACCCAAACCCACTGGTTACACCGTTTGCCGCCAACCACCAAAGTGATGCGTCCGCGTGTCAACCTCACTTTCAGAACTATTGTGGATCAGTATTGA
- a CDS encoding RNA methyltransferase has protein sequence MEPLFSDTAYLAYLENFITENRRDGFKRVLENRTKHFTVAVEDLYQLHNTSAVMRSCEVFGIQELNVVEERFGKKIDKEIAMGAQKWVDINRFNSNQDCITGLKQRGYRIIATTPHDNDCLLEDFDITQPAAIFFGTERLGLSDEVMQQADGFLKIPMVGFTESLNISVSAAIILQNISTRLRNSGLDWRLTDAEMLEKRIDWARKSIKDIDYITRLYLEKNKKED, from the coding sequence ATGGAACCGCTTTTTTCCGATACCGCCTATTTAGCCTATTTAGAAAATTTTATCACAGAAAACCGCAGAGACGGCTTTAAGCGCGTGTTGGAAAACCGTACCAAACACTTTACCGTAGCGGTTGAAGATTTGTACCAGTTGCACAATACCAGTGCTGTAATGCGTAGTTGTGAAGTTTTTGGAATACAGGAACTAAATGTGGTAGAAGAACGTTTTGGGAAGAAAATCGATAAAGAGATTGCAATGGGCGCTCAAAAATGGGTGGACATCAACCGATTTAATTCGAATCAGGATTGTATTACCGGTTTAAAACAAAGAGGCTATCGGATTATTGCGACAACGCCACATGATAATGATTGTTTGCTGGAAGATTTTGACATTACGCAGCCGGCGGCAATCTTTTTCGGAACGGAACGGCTTGGATTATCGGATGAAGTCATGCAGCAGGCCGATGGATTTTTGAAAATTCCGATGGTTGGTTTTACCGAAAGTTTGAATATTTCGGTATCGGCAGCGATTATCCTGCAAAATATTTCGACACGATTGCGTAATTCCGGTTTGGATTGGAGACTAACGGATGCCGAAATGCTGGAAAAGCGAATCGACTGGGCGCGAAAATCGATTAAGGATATTGACTATATCACCCGCTTGTATCTGGAAAAAAACAAAAAAGAGGACTAA
- a CDS encoding Ada metal-binding domain-containing protein has product MWLHEQLPDSELHHRIRKQSITFGGNKKLKIVGRLDCISGKRMKKTNRVFFASMEEAEAMGYRPCGHCMRDAYQHWKLKQQL; this is encoded by the coding sequence ATGTGGCTACACGAACAACTTCCGGATAGCGAACTACACCATCGGATCCGGAAACAAAGTATTACCTTTGGCGGAAATAAAAAACTGAAAATTGTTGGACGTTTGGATTGTATATCCGGCAAAAGAATGAAAAAAACAAATCGGGTATTCTTTGCTTCAATGGAAGAAGCGGAAGCAATGGGGTATCGGCCTTGCGGACATTGTATGCGGGACGCTTACCAGCACTGGAAATTAAAACAACAACTATAA
- a CDS encoding non-canonical purine NTP diphosphatase: MKLVFASNNPNKIKEIQQLLPDSIQVLSLRDINCDTDIPETADTIEGNAILKANYVTEHYGYNCFADDSGLEVDALNGAPGVISARYAGDHKNDNDNIDKLLSELETENNRKANFKTVIALNLNGTQQLFTGIIHGTIIRERKGTNGFGYDPVFVPENDSRTFAELEMNEKSVISHRGKAVKQLVAFLNQ; encoded by the coding sequence ATGAAACTGGTTTTCGCATCCAACAATCCCAACAAAATTAAAGAAATTCAGCAACTCCTTCCCGACTCCATTCAGGTTTTAAGCCTAAGGGATATCAATTGTGATACAGACATTCCGGAAACAGCCGATACCATTGAAGGCAATGCCATTTTAAAAGCCAATTATGTCACCGAACATTACGGATATAACTGTTTTGCAGACGATAGCGGACTGGAAGTGGACGCACTAAACGGGGCTCCGGGGGTGATTTCGGCCCGTTATGCCGGTGATCATAAAAACGATAACGACAATATCGACAAATTACTGTCGGAGTTGGAAACCGAAAACAACCGCAAAGCGAATTTTAAAACCGTGATTGCTTTAAACCTCAACGGAACGCAACAGCTATTTACCGGAATTATCCACGGAACGATTATCCGCGAGCGAAAAGGAACCAACGGTTTTGGTTATGATCCGGTATTTGTACCCGAAAATGACAGTCGTACATTTGCTGAACTGGAAATGAACGAAAAATCAGTCATAAGTCACCGTGGAAAAGCCGTAAAACAGTTGGTTGCTTTTTTAAACCAATAA
- a CDS encoding anti-sigma factor, with amino-acid sequence MNTREYIESGVLELYIFGKLSESENEEVQVYANEYPEIKQEIESIEKAIINLSYSVAPNLSLENFNTIRKALLERESGVVTMKPKSNWPAYMGWAASFLLLLGAGFLYFQMNQNDTLLKDSREKNQDLQKSVVTLEEQNKNNETLLNLFKDENNKVVALAGQTVAPEAKAKIYWNQNDHSVYVDAAGLPEPPKGYVYQVWSLKMDPLTPTSIGLLEKTEIGKSRIFKVDNTTDAEGFGITLEPAGGSAAPTLEQLYTLGKV; translated from the coding sequence ATGAACACTAGAGAATACATAGAATCCGGAGTTTTGGAACTGTACATTTTCGGAAAACTGTCCGAATCGGAAAACGAAGAAGTACAGGTTTACGCCAATGAATATCCGGAAATAAAACAAGAAATCGAAAGCATCGAAAAGGCTATCATTAACCTTTCGTATAGTGTTGCACCGAATTTGTCACTGGAAAATTTCAACACCATCCGAAAAGCGTTACTGGAAAGAGAATCGGGTGTAGTCACGATGAAACCGAAATCCAACTGGCCGGCTTATATGGGTTGGGCAGCATCATTCCTATTATTGCTAGGAGCTGGCTTCCTGTATTTCCAGATGAACCAAAACGATACTTTGCTTAAAGATAGTAGAGAAAAAAATCAGGATTTACAAAAATCAGTAGTGACCTTAGAAGAACAAAATAAAAACAACGAAACCCTGCTGAATCTCTTTAAAGACGAAAACAATAAAGTAGTAGCCCTTGCCGGTCAAACGGTTGCTCCGGAAGCCAAAGCCAAAATATACTGGAATCAGAATGATCATTCTGTATATGTAGATGCTGCAGGACTACCGGAACCACCTAAAGGATATGTGTATCAGGTATGGTCGTTAAAAATGGATCCGCTTACACCAACAAGTATCGGACTACTGGAAAAAACAGAAATCGGAAAATCCAGAATATTTAAAGTCGACAATACCACGGATGCCGAAGGGTTTGGTATCACACTGGAACCAGCCGGTGGAAGTGCCGCGCCTACTTTAGAGCAATTATATACCTTAGGAAAAGTATAA